The proteins below come from a single Thunnus thynnus chromosome 10, fThuThy2.1, whole genome shotgun sequence genomic window:
- the si:dkey-79d12.4 gene encoding zinc finger protein 70 — MSEDSSSDDEWCVFTKRQMGNAHLQAKCWECGKKFRNIANLISHYKSHNIKATCHICKVTFRRLTSLSTHLDNAHSPPLCRKCHQSFSNVWELNKHAETLCMGSAPFQEAPSLTSAVICQSQNSDSLANKVTAQQSADSVLRDSESELMRRDRFEMRPATSENSVEYIVGEDDKDIESPHETGWEEEDDSTSSYTDDENETRSEPADMCSDDPESDGDSNSCATDCSSDSSNSPHSKKTPATLHNVDSSVCSACGRGPFRSLKVHLLHCSGIRVKYQCSLCKMLFPTETSLNQHYMPLYSCDICGQVFSLDHSYNQHQCPKGGNSPTIFFCTESMPKVCNICRSFFTSEKTLLNHVARVHTSVSSTKLSIITNPSALTNKKLSPGVSGTAARSATSSSGHVLVSSSATYQSPSAVKQVVNGKLSVGQNYAGTLSTVVKSSPSCLSTSSFHKGRPPAPTCMTSAAGPVRSGHPTNQPSRLSAPLFFPPSATDTTPATPVSHPVSPPIPTIMAMFENDSQEVALMKRMSTGWRSKAPYPCRQCGAVLRQPSFIISHRYLHRGRRSHRCQCGRAFKHRLHLLRHCVQHAEAMSYICVNCGESFTGAKLLAEHMKGKSQKKSSSSGHTWKRRVKRKCKMPFTCDCGQLFFRPSAYIWHQLKNKTKTKQWKKVALMSTGWRSKAHKQRV, encoded by the coding sequence ATGTCTGAAGACTCGAGCAGCGACGATGAATGGTGTGTTTTCACAAAAAGGCAGATGGGTAATGCACACCTGCAGGCAAAATGTTGGGAATGTGGCAAAAAATTCAGAAACATAGCCAACTTGATATCACACTACAAAAGCCACAATATCAAAGCTACCTGCCACATCTGCAAGGTTACTTTCCGACGTCTGACGTCACTCTCCACACACCTGGATAATGCACATTCGCCACCCCTCTGCAGAAAGTGCCATCAGTCTTTCAGTAATGTGTGGGAGTTGAACAAGCACGCAGAGACGCTTTGCATGGGCTCAGCGCCATTTCAAGAAGCCCCCTCTCTGACTTCTGCGGTCATATGTCAGAGTCAGAACAGTGACAGCCTTGCTAATAAGGTGACTGCACAGCAAAGCGCAGACTCAGTGCTACGTGACTCAGAGTCAGAATTGATGCGTCGAGACAGATTTGAGATGAGGCCTGCCACATCTGAAAACAGCGTGGAATATATAGTGGGTGAAGATGATAAAGATATTGAAAGTCCCCATGAAACCGgttgggaggaggaggatgactCAACAAGCTCTTACACTGATGATGAGAATGAAACGCGCTCTGAGCCTGCGGACATGTGTTCAGATGATCCAGAATCAGATGGTGACTCGAACTCATGTGCGACTGATTGTTCCAGTGACTCTTCCAACAGTCCACACTCTAAAAAAACACCAGCAACCCTCCATAATGTTGATAGTTCAGTTTGTTCTGCATGTGGCAGAGGGCCATTCAGGTCACTTAAGGTCCATTTGCTGCACTGTAGTGGTATAAGGGTAAAATATCAGTGTTCACTGTGCAAGATGCTTTTCCCAACGGAGACGTCACTTAACCAACACTACATGCCTTTGTACTCCTGTGACATCTGTGGCCAGGTTTTCTCTCTCGACCACTCGTACAATCAACACCAGTGTCCCAAGGGTGGCAACTCACCCACCATCTTCTTTTGCACTGAGTCGATGCCAAAAGTATGTAACATATGCAGATCTTTTTTTACCTCGGAGAAAACATTGTTAAACCATGTCGCCAGAGTTCACACGTCAGTGTCCAGCACCAAGTTATCCATTATTACCAATCCGTCTGCATTGACTAATAAAAAGCTTTCACCAGGTGTCTCTGGCACAGCTGCCCGGTCAGCCACCAGTAGTTCTGGGCACGTCCTGGTCTCTAGCAGTGCTACATATCAAAGTCCCAGTGCAGTCAAACAGGTCGTTAATGGAAAGCTCTCTGTTGGCCAAAACTATGCTGGGACCCTGTCCACTGTTGTGAAGTCCAGCCCTTCCTGTCTTTCAACATCCTCTTTCCACAAAGGCAGACCCCCTGCCCCGACATGCATGACTTCTGCTGCTGGACCTGTTCGATCAGGTCATCCAACCAACCAGCCTTCACGTCTTTCTGCACCATTGTTTTTCCCTCCTAGTGCCACTGACACAACTCCAGCCACCCCAGTCTCTCACCCTGTCTCCCCACCAATTCCTACTATTATGGCCATGTTTGAGAATGACAGCCAAGAGGTGGCTTTGATGAAACGTATGAGCACAGGCTGGCGTTCCAAGGCCCCTTACCCCTGCAGGCAGTGTGGTGCGGTCTTACGGCAGCCCTCCTTCATCATCAGCCACCGCTACCTCCACAGAGGCCGCCGCTCACACCGGTGCCAGTGCGGCCGAGCCTTTAAGCACCGGCTACACCTCCTGCGACATTGTGTTCAGCATGCTGAGGCCATGAGCTACATTTGTGTCAACTGTGGGGAGAGTTTCACAGGAGCAAAACTCTTAGCTGAGCACATGAAGGGCAAATCGCAGAAGAAATCCAGTTCTTCAGGACATACTTGGAAACGGAGAGTaaagagaaaatgcaaaa